The following are from one region of the Treponema denticola genome:
- a CDS encoding Rpn family recombination-promoting nuclease/putative transposase: MNKLFKITLRNDYAFKRVFGVEENKDVLQDLLECILDIPSENIAGLELLDKEFQKELLSEKLGILDIKLRLKDGTFVDIEIQNSWHFDFPERTLYYWSKMYNENIKQGQDYTKLPKCITINLIGKGFNKNKRLHNKYLVLEQDTKEPLASKLEIHILDLAKARLLEGSQFRDKKIKRLLNWLKFIETDDREVRNMLAQESTMMKKANDTITIMEMSPRDKWLYDSRMKYEHDRASCINEGYRQGIEQGFADGSYKKALETAKLMRTHNYPITEICTMTGLTKEEVENI, translated from the coding sequence ATGAACAAACTATTTAAAATCACCCTCCGCAACGACTATGCCTTTAAGCGAGTCTTCGGAGTTGAAGAAAACAAAGATGTCTTACAGGACTTGCTCGAGTGTATCTTAGACATTCCATCTGAGAACATCGCAGGTTTAGAGCTCTTGGATAAGGAGTTTCAAAAAGAGCTTTTAAGTGAAAAGCTAGGTATTTTGGATATTAAATTAAGACTAAAAGACGGAACCTTTGTCGACATTGAAATTCAAAACAGTTGGCATTTTGATTTTCCTGAAAGAACCCTGTATTATTGGTCTAAGATGTACAACGAAAACATAAAACAAGGTCAAGACTATACAAAACTGCCAAAGTGTATTACAATAAACTTGATAGGAAAAGGCTTTAATAAAAATAAGCGTTTGCACAATAAGTATCTTGTTCTTGAACAAGATACAAAAGAGCCTTTAGCTTCAAAACTTGAGATTCATATACTAGACCTTGCAAAAGCAAGACTGTTAGAGGGTTCCCAATTTAGAGATAAGAAAATAAAACGCTTATTAAACTGGCTGAAATTTATCGAAACTGATGACAGGGAGGTACGTAATATGCTGGCACAAGAATCGACGATGATGAAAAAGGCAAATGATACTATTACAATAATGGAAATGAGTCCTAGAGATAAATGGCTTTATGATTCCCGTATGAAATATGAACATGATAGAGCTTCATGTATAAATGAGGGGTATAGACAGGGTATTGAACAAGGCTTTGCCGATGGCTCTTACAAAAAAGCCCTTGAAACGGCAAAACTTATGCGTACTCATAATTACCCTATAACCGAAATTTGTACAATGACCGGTCTCACCAAAGAAGAAGTGGAAAACATTTGA
- a CDS encoding DUF4349 domain-containing protein, translating into MKKKAFIFLCLSLVLNLFLSCGGKKAAYETGKSARAESYIAESKSSSSDSAFKEDKKESDTVTTASLDNGNIERKLIKTGFIEFETEDIKKTRETIENLVTKYQAYISQEDEQHFQSNIRQTISIRIPKENFDNLLNELTIGIKKLDNKNITVEDVTEEFVDGLARLKVKKETEQTYLKILSQAKTVKDILEVQNQIQDLRSDIEAIEGRLRYLQKSVNYSTLNISMYQIINSSIARPSFFTKALNAVKEGIGLFSDIIIGILYLWIFILIIIAVAVIIIKKRRNKIKEKSLDN; encoded by the coding sequence ATGAAAAAAAAGGCCTTTATTTTTTTATGTTTAAGTCTGGTACTGAATCTTTTTCTTTCTTGTGGAGGAAAAAAAGCAGCTTATGAAACAGGCAAAAGCGCCCGAGCTGAAAGTTACATAGCCGAATCCAAAAGTTCATCATCCGATTCTGCCTTTAAGGAAGATAAAAAAGAATCCGATACAGTAACTACTGCAAGTTTAGATAACGGCAATATCGAAAGAAAACTTATAAAAACAGGTTTTATAGAATTTGAAACCGAGGATATAAAAAAAACAAGGGAAACAATCGAAAACCTTGTAACAAAATATCAAGCCTATATAAGTCAAGAAGATGAACAACATTTTCAGTCTAATATTAGGCAGACAATCAGTATTAGAATACCAAAAGAAAATTTTGATAATCTTTTAAATGAGCTTACTATAGGTATTAAAAAACTTGATAATAAAAACATTACGGTTGAAGATGTTACGGAAGAATTTGTAGACGGACTTGCCCGGTTAAAGGTAAAAAAAGAAACCGAACAAACTTATTTAAAAATTCTAAGCCAAGCAAAAACGGTAAAAGACATTTTAGAAGTGCAAAACCAAATTCAAGATTTACGCTCCGATATTGAAGCTATTGAAGGCCGTTTACGTTATTTACAAAAATCCGTAAATTACAGCACCTTAAATATTTCAATGTACCAAATTATCAATAGCAGTATAGCAAGACCTTCCTTCTTTACCAAGGCCCTTAATGCCGTAAAGGAAGGAATAGGTCTTTTTAGCGATATAATTATCGGCATCCTTTATCTTTGGATATTTATACTTATAATTATAGCTGTTGCGGTAATTATCATCAAAAAAAGACGCAATAAAATAAAGGAAAAATCTTTAGATAATTAA
- the whiG gene encoding RNA polymerase sigma factor WhiG, producing the protein MANTDYENIPEEELWDKYKKTSDPKIREYFILKYAPLVKYVAGKVGIGMPTNVEFDDLVGYGVFGLLDAIEKYDLDKNVKFNTYAVNRIRGAIFDELRSIDWVPRSVRQKSREIEETIADLEARLGRSASNEEIAYAMGLDIEEYNSLLLKISATSVISLTDLRFSNDDSEEFSVGDIIEAPSSLNPDVIVEREDIKRVIVEAIKELPDREKKVLIMYYYEDMTLREIGEVLHVTESRVSQIHTSANIKLRAKLSNVTKGIK; encoded by the coding sequence ATGGCAAATACGGATTATGAAAATATACCTGAAGAAGAACTTTGGGATAAATACAAAAAAACCTCAGATCCTAAAATCAGAGAATATTTTATTTTAAAGTATGCTCCATTGGTAAAATACGTCGCCGGAAAAGTCGGTATAGGAATGCCTACAAATGTAGAATTTGACGACTTAGTCGGTTACGGCGTTTTCGGCCTTTTGGATGCTATAGAAAAATATGATCTCGATAAAAACGTTAAATTTAATACCTACGCCGTTAATAGAATAAGGGGAGCTATCTTTGATGAGTTGAGGTCTATAGACTGGGTTCCCCGATCGGTACGCCAAAAAAGCCGAGAAATTGAAGAAACAATCGCCGACTTGGAAGCTCGTCTAGGCCGCTCCGCCTCAAACGAAGAGATAGCCTATGCAATGGGCTTGGATATTGAAGAGTATAATTCTCTACTGCTTAAAATATCTGCAACAAGCGTTATTTCTTTGACCGATTTAAGGTTTTCTAATGATGACTCGGAAGAGTTTTCGGTAGGAGACATAATTGAAGCTCCTTCCTCTTTGAATCCCGATGTGATTGTAGAGCGTGAAGACATAAAGAGGGTAATAGTTGAAGCTATTAAAGAATTACCTGATAGAGAGAAAAAAGTTTTAATTATGTACTATTATGAGGATATGACTCTCAGGGAAATAGGAGAAGTCCTTCATGTAACCGAGTCCAGAGTTTCTCAGATACACACAAGCGCAAATATAAAATTGAGAGCTAAGCTTTCTAATGTTACAAAGGGCATAAAATAG
- a CDS encoding FapA family protein codes for MVRLNQIQEKMSEMHELDSGRFFVDISGETLDEALANAAIQLGMPVSSIDYEILQKGASGFFAIVPKEWKIRAYETVKVKKPQNIEEEKVETEDIIEDGTVINKDGMGYVFCAADGIYFKVTAPSGTGHAFDIKAARNKFRDRALPIPEDDILNPILEEKTGEYVRVAPYKRIPGNDAAMVVNISDDEMKAYLYVTPPTTGGVDLSADTIIAFLKNNRIIVGINEERVKQFQDSPVYREDYLVAEGIAPQNGADAKIIYNFEVDNTRVRLQETRSGQINFKELNLIQNVVEGQPVAQKVPAQRGKAGKTVTGKYLEALNGKDVAMPVGKNTKIAADGLTIVAEVNGQVLLVKNKITVQEIYVVEGDVSIRTGNITFLGSVFVNGNVDDGFVIKASGNIEVKGSVGRAELDTEGDIVVSQGIMGKEGGVIRAGKSIWSKFIQNTDVVEAGDMVIVSDGIIKSNVMANRKIICRGKKADIISGNLSASESISARNLGSVSGGNDLMLSVGFDPKSKERLNFLLQKQEMDQKSLEDLKLNLMSLEELKSKRGELPKDKEENYNKMNEYKYTLQTDIHEVQKEITQIKEYLNTLKNQGRVSASGHVYPGVRIVIRDTTEDVRMDCKATTFYLDKGIVRYGKYQEENEEDFKKVPSGYSTN; via the coding sequence ATGGTTAGGCTTAATCAAATACAGGAAAAAATGTCTGAAATGCATGAACTGGATTCCGGGCGTTTTTTTGTTGATATAAGCGGAGAAACCCTTGATGAGGCCCTTGCAAACGCAGCTATACAATTAGGGATGCCCGTTTCATCGATAGACTATGAGATTCTGCAAAAAGGTGCTTCAGGTTTTTTTGCCATAGTTCCAAAAGAATGGAAGATAAGAGCCTACGAAACCGTAAAAGTAAAGAAGCCGCAAAATATCGAAGAAGAAAAGGTTGAGACCGAAGATATAATTGAAGATGGAACTGTTATTAATAAAGACGGAATGGGGTATGTTTTCTGTGCAGCCGACGGTATTTACTTTAAGGTAACGGCTCCCTCAGGTACGGGCCATGCTTTCGATATAAAGGCTGCCAGAAACAAGTTTAGGGACAGGGCTCTCCCCATTCCGGAGGACGATATTCTTAATCCCATATTGGAGGAGAAAACCGGAGAGTATGTCAGGGTTGCTCCTTATAAACGAATCCCGGGCAATGATGCTGCAATGGTTGTCAACATAAGCGATGACGAAATGAAGGCTTATCTTTATGTTACACCCCCTACAACCGGAGGCGTCGATCTTTCCGCAGATACCATTATCGCATTCTTAAAGAATAACAGAATAATAGTCGGAATAAATGAAGAGAGGGTCAAACAATTCCAAGATTCTCCCGTTTATCGTGAAGATTATCTGGTAGCGGAAGGCATAGCTCCTCAAAACGGAGCCGATGCAAAGATTATTTATAATTTTGAGGTAGATAATACACGGGTCCGCTTGCAGGAAACCCGTTCCGGGCAAATCAATTTTAAGGAATTAAATCTTATTCAAAATGTTGTTGAAGGACAGCCTGTAGCTCAAAAGGTTCCTGCTCAAAGAGGAAAGGCGGGGAAAACCGTTACAGGAAAATATCTTGAGGCCCTTAACGGAAAAGATGTTGCAATGCCCGTGGGCAAAAATACAAAGATTGCTGCGGATGGTTTAACTATAGTCGCAGAAGTAAACGGACAGGTTCTTTTAGTCAAAAATAAGATTACCGTACAAGAAATCTATGTAGTTGAAGGGGATGTTTCAATCAGAACCGGAAATATTACATTCTTGGGTTCGGTCTTTGTAAACGGAAACGTAGATGACGGCTTTGTTATAAAGGCTTCCGGTAATATAGAAGTTAAGGGCTCGGTCGGCAGGGCAGAGCTTGATACCGAGGGAGACATAGTTGTAAGTCAGGGTATCATGGGCAAAGAAGGCGGCGTAATAAGAGCAGGCAAATCTATCTGGTCTAAATTTATTCAAAACACCGATGTTGTTGAAGCCGGAGACATGGTAATTGTTTCGGACGGTATTATAAAATCGAACGTAATGGCTAACCGTAAAATTATATGCCGCGGAAAGAAGGCTGACATAATAAGCGGCAATTTAAGCGCCTCCGAATCTATTTCGGCAAGGAATTTGGGAAGTGTTTCAGGCGGAAACGATCTTATGTTAAGTGTAGGATTTGACCCGAAAAGCAAGGAGCGCTTAAACTTCTTGCTCCAAAAACAGGAAATGGATCAAAAAAGCTTGGAAGATTTAAAGCTTAATCTAATGAGTCTTGAAGAGCTTAAATCCAAGCGGGGAGAGCTTCCAAAAGATAAAGAAGAAAACTATAACAAGATGAACGAGTATAAATATACTCTTCAAACCGATATTCATGAAGTACAAAAAGAAATTACCCAAATAAAAGAGTATTTAAATACGTTGAAAAATCAAGGCAGGGTTTCCGCTTCCGGACATGTATATCCGGGAGTACGCATAGTTATACGGGATACCACCGAGGATGTAAGAATGGATTGTAAGGCTACTACATTCTATCTTGACAAGGGAATTGTGCGTTACGGAAAGTATCAAGAAGAGAACGAAGAGGATTTTAAGAAGGTTCCAAGTGGCTATTCAACCAATTGA